The proteins below come from a single Isoptericola dokdonensis DS-3 genomic window:
- a CDS encoding PspC domain-containing protein, with amino-acid sequence MTTNDSSEPGVPPGPSGPAPRPAGNQFFDSLRRIGVARSDDRWIGGVAAGVGERYGLDPLLVRGLLVLSVFVGGIGLVLYGIAWLLLPERSDGRIHLEQTLRGTFDVAVVGAAIMLVVGFTWSGGIWPWWGGPAEWVVVLLWIAFWAAVVWLVVKMVRTRRRDGAAAGNPAGPPPGPWAGAAPTDPPAASAEPSSRPTTSPAEAFTPAPRAHYVSAPVTPPASETSWTPPPARSARLRDGATQPGGHVPPVPPAPPLPPVGPPPAPRPRTPRAGSTTVGIVVGLSLLLGAAILAAGLTFDPAGSAWALWLGGTLVLLGAAVVVTGLRGRRGGGLTALAILGLIAAAVTWPFAAGGQSWDWDGWSWDEDAQIATSAGTVVGQGEVTPRSVDEAAAGYRIQFGDATLDLTGLDLSGVEPGAPAVVPVETTGGRAVIEIPDGVAVEAVVDLNAGHFAWDVDDQHLSVNGFTGGPATYRSVEAENSGPVLLLDVDARAGELVIQESR; translated from the coding sequence ATGACCACGAACGACAGCTCCGAGCCGGGCGTCCCGCCCGGACCGTCCGGCCCCGCCCCGCGGCCCGCCGGGAACCAGTTCTTCGACTCGCTGCGCCGGATCGGCGTCGCCCGCTCCGACGACCGCTGGATCGGCGGCGTCGCGGCCGGGGTCGGCGAGCGGTACGGGCTCGACCCCCTGCTCGTGCGGGGCCTGCTCGTGCTCAGCGTGTTCGTCGGCGGCATCGGGCTGGTGCTCTACGGCATCGCCTGGCTGCTCCTGCCCGAGCGGTCCGACGGACGCATCCACCTGGAGCAGACCCTGCGCGGCACGTTCGACGTCGCCGTCGTCGGCGCCGCGATCATGCTCGTCGTCGGCTTCACGTGGAGCGGCGGCATCTGGCCGTGGTGGGGCGGTCCCGCCGAGTGGGTCGTGGTGCTGCTGTGGATCGCCTTCTGGGCCGCCGTCGTGTGGCTCGTGGTCAAGATGGTGCGCACGCGCCGCCGCGACGGCGCCGCCGCGGGCAACCCGGCCGGCCCCCCGCCCGGACCGTGGGCCGGGGCGGCTCCCACGGACCCTCCCGCGGCCTCGGCTGAGCCGTCGTCGCGCCCGACGACGTCCCCCGCCGAGGCGTTCACCCCCGCCCCCCGGGCGCACTACGTGTCCGCCCCCGTCACGCCCCCAGCGTCCGAGACCTCCTGGACCCCGCCGCCCGCACGGTCCGCCCGCCTCCGCGACGGCGCCACGCAGCCGGGTGGCCACGTCCCGCCGGTGCCGCCCGCGCCGCCGCTGCCGCCCGTGGGCCCGCCGCCCGCGCCGCGCCCCCGCACCCCGCGGGCCGGGTCCACGACGGTGGGGATCGTCGTCGGCCTCTCGCTGCTGCTCGGCGCCGCGATCCTGGCCGCGGGCCTCACGTTCGACCCGGCCGGGTCGGCGTGGGCGCTGTGGCTCGGCGGCACCCTCGTCCTGCTCGGTGCCGCCGTCGTGGTCACCGGGCTGCGCGGACGCCGCGGCGGCGGCCTGACCGCCCTCGCGATCCTCGGACTGATCGCCGCCGCCGTCACCTGGCCGTTCGCCGCCGGCGGGCAGAGCTGGGACTGGGACGGCTGGTCGTGGGACGAGGACGCGCAGATCGCGACCTCGGCCGGCACCGTCGTCGGGCAGGGCGAGGTCACGCCCCGCTCCGTCGACGAGGCCGCCGCCGGCTACCGGATCCAGTTCGGCGACGCGACGCTCGACCTCACCGGGCTCGACCTGTCGGGCGTCGAGCCGGGCGCCCCGGCCGTCGTCCCCGTCGAGACCACGGGCGGTCGCGCCGTCATCGAGATCCCCGACGGCGTCGCCGTCGAGGCCGTCGTCGACCTCAACGCCGGCCACTTCGCGTGGGACGTCGACGACCAGCACCTGTCCGTCAACGGCTTCACCGGCGGACCCGCCACCTACCGCAGCGTCGAGGCGGAGAACAGCGGCCCCGTGCTGCTGCTCGACGTCGACGCCCGCGCCGGAGAACTCGTCATCCAGGAGAGCCGATGA